One Streptomyces sp. R28 DNA window includes the following coding sequences:
- a CDS encoding ABC transporter ATP-binding protein: MNTASAPEATGAESLRARETLKALYGYVRPHRWAVVLGLLLALAGAAGGLLQPLATKALVDRLSSGGTTGTILLAMTVLVLLGMVAEAFGAYVLERTAESVVLAARRSLIGRLLRLRLAEVDRMQPGDLMSRVTSDTTLLRAVSTQAVVSAATGAVTLVAAVVVMAFLDAVLLGVTLGVVAVVGVGAVLVMPKIGQAAERAQAAVGEMSTGLERVFGAFRTVKASGAEERETARVEAAARRAWRHGVRSAKWEAVLGSADNLAVELAFLAVLAVGGARVASGDMPVSTLIAFLLYLFYLMEPVYKLVEAASHYQEGAAAIARIAQVDGLATEKQDRHRSVQPAATKAVRPRPASVRFEDVSFRYGPRLPDIHRRVDFEVPGGGMTAFVGPSGAGKSTVFALVERFYEATGGRVLVDGKDVTKWPLPELRSVIGYVEQDTPVLAGTLRENLVFAAPGATDDDIREVLALTRLDALVERLPHGLDTPVGHRGTKLSGGERQRVAIARALLRRPRLLLLDEATSQLDAVNELALRDVIAETACETTVLVVAHRLSTVTDADRIVVMDAGTVRAVGTHEELVAKDELYAQLAATQLLTTAGRPRG, encoded by the coding sequence GTGAACACCGCATCCGCCCCGGAGGCGACGGGTGCCGAGTCCCTGCGTGCCCGCGAGACGCTCAAGGCGCTGTACGGGTATGTCCGTCCGCACCGGTGGGCCGTCGTACTCGGTCTGCTGTTGGCGCTGGCAGGGGCCGCCGGCGGACTGCTCCAGCCCCTGGCCACAAAGGCGCTGGTCGACCGGCTCTCGTCCGGTGGCACGACCGGCACCATCCTGCTGGCCATGACCGTTCTGGTCCTGCTGGGCATGGTGGCCGAGGCGTTCGGTGCCTATGTGCTGGAACGGACGGCGGAGTCGGTGGTGCTCGCCGCCCGCCGCAGCCTCATCGGACGGTTGCTGCGGCTGCGCCTCGCGGAGGTGGACCGGATGCAGCCGGGCGATCTGATGTCGCGGGTGACCTCCGACACCACGCTGTTGCGGGCGGTCAGCACCCAGGCGGTGGTCTCCGCGGCGACGGGGGCGGTGACACTGGTCGCGGCGGTCGTGGTGATGGCGTTCCTCGATGCCGTCCTGCTGGGCGTCACGCTCGGCGTGGTCGCGGTCGTCGGTGTGGGTGCCGTGCTGGTGATGCCGAAGATCGGGCAGGCCGCCGAGCGTGCGCAGGCGGCTGTCGGGGAGATGTCCACGGGTCTGGAGCGGGTCTTCGGTGCGTTCCGCACGGTGAAGGCGTCCGGCGCCGAGGAGCGGGAGACCGCTCGCGTCGAGGCGGCGGCACGCAGGGCGTGGCGCCACGGCGTGCGCAGCGCGAAGTGGGAGGCCGTGCTGGGTTCGGCCGACAACCTCGCCGTCGAGCTGGCGTTCCTCGCGGTACTCGCCGTCGGCGGGGCGCGGGTGGCGTCCGGGGACATGCCCGTGTCCACGCTGATCGCGTTCCTGCTGTACCTCTTCTACCTGATGGAGCCGGTGTACAAGCTGGTCGAGGCAGCGTCCCACTACCAGGAGGGCGCGGCCGCGATCGCCCGGATCGCGCAGGTGGACGGCCTGGCGACAGAGAAGCAGGACCGGCACCGGTCGGTGCAGCCCGCGGCGACCAAGGCGGTGCGGCCGCGTCCGGCGTCGGTTCGCTTCGAGGATGTGTCCTTCCGGTACGGGCCCCGGCTGCCGGACATCCACCGGCGGGTGGACTTCGAGGTGCCGGGTGGCGGGATGACGGCGTTCGTCGGCCCCTCGGGCGCGGGCAAGTCGACGGTCTTCGCGCTCGTCGAGCGGTTCTACGAAGCGACAGGCGGCCGCGTCCTGGTCGACGGCAAGGACGTGACGAAGTGGCCGCTGCCCGAGCTGCGGTCCGTCATCGGGTACGTCGAGCAGGACACGCCGGTGCTGGCCGGCACGCTGCGGGAGAACCTGGTCTTCGCCGCGCCCGGCGCGACCGACGACGACATACGCGAGGTCCTCGCCCTGACCAGGCTCGACGCCCTCGTCGAGCGTCTCCCGCACGGCCTGGACACCCCGGTCGGGCACCGCGGCACGAAGCTGTCCGGCGGCGAGCGTCAGCGCGTCGCGATCGCCCGCGCGCTGCTGCGCAGGCCTCGGCTGCTGCTCCTGGACGAGGCGACCTCGCAGCTCGACGCCGTCAACGAGCTGGCACTGCGGGACGTCATCGCCGAGACCGCATGCGAGACCACCGTGCTGGTGGTGGCCCACCGCCTGTCGACCGTGACGGACGCCGACCGCATCGTCGTCATGGACGCGGGCACGGTCCGCGCGGTCGGCACTCATGAGGAACTGGTAGCCAAGGACGAGCTGTACGCGCAGCTCGCGGCGACGCAGCTCCTGACCACGGCGGGACGCCCCCGCGGGTGA
- a CDS encoding DUF418 domain-containing protein — protein MTQIQPPQETPAPQESAPPRSRTSPDSAGQPPGGPSMGRLVGVDLARALAVFGMYVVHIGPPLSATHGVGSWVRYVADGHSSVLFATLAGFSLMLIAGRFEPKTGLAGRQAKARIAIRAVILLALGTVMAMEYGGVIILGFYGVYFLLALPLVRLSAGTLAMIAAGLALVMPQLAFVLTTGLSESVQQSINAYDPLRHLSEVGVLDLLLTGFYPALTWMPFVIAGMALGRMDLSAAAVQRRLAAIGAGLVVGAYGLSLLLAGKNALRSTAEDGASSSGSGSASMGSGSMKPQLSFSDLLSAGPHSGTTFDIIGSVGVAILVIVGATVLMDRLPRLRRLAKPVIAVGTMSLTAYVGHFVAQSVLSTPAGTGTQQSWVPLLMYVLGAIVFATVWSRFFRRGPLEHLLNTATKPAKYVR, from the coding sequence ATGACACAGATACAGCCGCCCCAGGAGACACCGGCTCCGCAGGAGAGCGCGCCTCCACGGTCCCGAACCTCGCCCGACTCCGCCGGGCAGCCCCCCGGCGGTCCCTCGATGGGACGCCTGGTCGGGGTGGACCTGGCCCGCGCGCTGGCGGTGTTCGGCATGTACGTCGTGCACATCGGCCCGCCGCTGTCGGCCACACACGGCGTCGGCAGCTGGGTCCGGTACGTCGCGGACGGCCACTCGTCGGTCCTGTTCGCCACCCTCGCAGGGTTCTCGCTGATGCTGATCGCGGGCCGCTTCGAGCCGAAGACCGGCCTGGCGGGCCGGCAGGCGAAGGCCCGGATCGCGATCCGCGCCGTGATCCTCCTGGCGCTGGGCACCGTGATGGCGATGGAGTACGGGGGCGTGATCATCCTCGGCTTCTACGGCGTCTACTTCCTCCTCGCCCTGCCCCTGGTGCGACTGAGCGCGGGGACCCTCGCGATGATCGCGGCGGGGCTCGCGCTCGTCATGCCGCAGCTGGCGTTCGTCCTGACCACGGGGCTGAGCGAATCCGTCCAGCAGAGCATCAACGCCTACGACCCGCTCCGCCACCTCAGCGAGGTGGGAGTGCTCGATCTGCTGCTCACCGGTTTCTACCCGGCGCTCACCTGGATGCCGTTCGTGATCGCCGGCATGGCGCTGGGTCGCATGGACCTGTCGGCGGCCGCCGTCCAGCGGCGCCTGGCGGCGATCGGCGCCGGCCTCGTCGTGGGGGCTTACGGCTTGTCCCTGCTGCTGGCGGGCAAGAACGCGTTGAGGAGCACGGCGGAGGACGGGGCGTCGTCCAGTGGCTCCGGGTCGGCGTCCATGGGCAGTGGGTCCATGAAGCCCCAGCTGTCGTTCTCGGATCTGTTGTCCGCCGGGCCGCACAGCGGCACCACGTTCGACATCATCGGCAGCGTGGGCGTCGCGATCCTCGTGATCGTGGGCGCGACGGTGCTGATGGACCGCCTGCCGCGGCTGCGCCGCCTGGCGAAACCGGTCATCGCCGTGGGCACCATGTCCCTGACCGCCTACGTCGGCCACTTCGTCGCGCAGTCCGTGCTGTCCACGCCCGCCGGGACAGGGACCCAGCAGTCCTGGGTGCCGCTGCTCATGTACGTCCTCGGGGCGATCGTGTTCGCCACCGTCTGGTCCCGCTTCTTCCGCCGCGGCCCTCTGGAGCACCTGCTCAACACCGCCACCAAGCCCGCCAAGTACGTCCGGTGA
- a CDS encoding response regulator: MVVDDEALVRSGFELILNASDGIQVVATAEGAQAADAIRREHPDVVLLDIRMPDVDGLTVLREIQTLPEPPTVAMLTTFDTDEYILTALRSGAAGFLLKDTEPEQLGQLVRTLAAGGVVMSPKASRALLRGHPGANAPQDADVARVNLLTDRERDVLVLIAEGLSNADIGTRIHLSAGTVKDHVSSILTKLRVSSRVQAALLAERAGLLSDDGSNTARGNGR, translated from the coding sequence GTGGTGGTGGACGACGAGGCGCTGGTGCGGTCCGGGTTCGAGCTGATCCTGAACGCGTCCGACGGCATCCAGGTCGTGGCGACCGCGGAAGGAGCGCAGGCCGCCGACGCGATCCGGCGCGAGCATCCGGACGTCGTGCTCCTCGACATCCGCATGCCGGACGTGGACGGCCTGACCGTCCTGAGGGAGATCCAGACGCTGCCCGAGCCGCCGACGGTGGCCATGCTGACCACCTTCGACACCGACGAGTACATCCTGACCGCGCTGCGCTCGGGAGCCGCGGGCTTCCTGCTCAAGGACACCGAGCCCGAACAGCTCGGCCAACTCGTACGCACCCTGGCCGCGGGCGGGGTGGTGATGTCCCCGAAAGCCTCGCGGGCTCTGCTGCGCGGCCATCCTGGGGCGAACGCGCCCCAGGACGCGGACGTTGCGCGCGTGAACCTGCTCACCGACCGCGAACGTGACGTCCTCGTCCTGATCGCGGAAGGACTGTCCAACGCCGACATCGGCACCCGCATCCATCTGAGCGCGGGCACCGTCAAGGACCACGTCAGCTCGATCCTGACCAAGCTCCGGGTCTCCAGCCGCGTCCAGGCGGCGCTCCTCGCGGAGCGGGCCGGACTGCTCAGCGACGACGGCAGCAACACGGCACGGGGCAACGGGCGATGA
- a CDS encoding sensor histidine kinase, whose product MSTAQALWRRVPPWVVDAGLVVLAALDAWINLYGEATPFMWACAALGCAALFLRRRLPLTVFLLTLPMTLFMDVAVAPIAALYTLATRTRNRPLLAGCALLNAAVGTLAWPLSDTFSDDTFPGDRTWTLIQFVYTLATAFAPILFGQLVQARHDVARQLVEVQVAREHESALYAQTVLARERAQLAREMHDVVSHQVSLIAVQAGALQVAAKDPDARDAARTIRTLSVNTLDELRHMVTLLRASSGKETELTPQPTLADLQQLIANSGIETTLTGELPPSISTTAQRTVYRTVQEALTNVRKHAPGARAEVRLWHDAQHFGVTVTNTAATRPSVALPSARHGLIGLRERAELLDGTLTAEPTPQGGYRIELRASTRPA is encoded by the coding sequence ATGAGCACGGCTCAGGCACTGTGGCGGCGGGTGCCGCCCTGGGTCGTCGACGCGGGCCTCGTCGTGCTCGCCGCGCTCGACGCCTGGATCAACCTGTACGGCGAGGCGACACCGTTCATGTGGGCCTGCGCGGCCCTCGGCTGCGCCGCACTGTTCCTGCGCAGGCGCCTTCCGCTGACCGTCTTCCTGCTGACACTGCCCATGACCCTGTTCATGGACGTGGCGGTCGCGCCGATCGCCGCTCTGTACACACTGGCCACGCGCACCCGCAACCGCCCGCTGCTGGCCGGCTGCGCCCTGCTGAACGCGGCGGTGGGCACCCTCGCCTGGCCCCTGTCCGACACGTTTTCCGACGACACGTTTCCCGGTGACCGGACCTGGACGCTCATCCAGTTCGTCTACACGCTGGCCACCGCCTTCGCCCCGATCCTGTTCGGCCAGCTCGTGCAGGCCAGACACGACGTGGCCCGCCAGCTCGTCGAGGTCCAAGTGGCCCGCGAACACGAAAGCGCCCTGTACGCCCAGACCGTCCTCGCCCGCGAACGCGCCCAACTGGCACGCGAGATGCACGACGTCGTCTCCCACCAGGTCAGCCTCATCGCCGTACAGGCCGGAGCCCTGCAGGTCGCCGCCAAGGACCCCGACGCCCGTGACGCCGCCCGCACCATCCGCACCCTGAGCGTGAACACCCTCGACGAACTCCGCCACATGGTCACCCTGCTGCGCGCCTCCAGCGGCAAGGAAACCGAACTCACCCCCCAGCCCACCCTCGCCGACCTCCAGCAGCTGATCGCCAACAGCGGCATCGAGACCACCCTGACCGGGGAGCTCCCGCCCAGCATCAGCACAACCGCCCAACGCACCGTCTACCGCACGGTCCAAGAAGCCCTCACGAACGTCCGCAAGCACGCCCCCGGCGCCCGCGCCGAGGTGCGCCTGTGGCATGACGCGCAGCACTTCGGCGTCACCGTCACCAACACCGCCGCCACCCGCCCGTCCGTCGCCCTGCCCAGCGCCCGGCACGGCCTGATCGGCCTGAGAGAACGCGCCGAACTGCTCGACGGCACCCTCACCGCCGAACCCACCCCACAGGGCGGATACAGGATCGAACTACGGGCCTCCACCCGGCCCGCCTGA
- a CDS encoding PIN domain-containing protein — protein MSGALVLDSEGLAKAVQRDREIHEWLTAARDADLPVITSAAVLVEVIHPKINDAALKWTLSRLSVEPVTQAVAQSAAALLRTAGLHGHKYAIDAMLCATALQHPGRVTILTSDVEDIALLTAGHPRVSSEKV, from the coding sequence GTGAGCGGTGCCCTGGTTCTGGACAGCGAGGGCCTGGCAAAGGCCGTACAGCGTGATCGGGAAATCCACGAGTGGCTGACGGCGGCTCGCGACGCGGACCTGCCGGTGATCACCTCAGCAGCCGTGCTGGTTGAGGTGATCCACCCGAAGATCAACGATGCCGCACTGAAGTGGACGCTGTCCCGCCTGAGCGTCGAGCCGGTGACCCAAGCCGTCGCGCAATCCGCTGCCGCGTTGCTGCGTACAGCGGGGTTGCACGGCCACAAGTACGCCATCGACGCCATGCTGTGTGCGACCGCCCTGCAGCATCCCGGCCGGGTGACGATCCTGACGTCCGATGTAGAAGACATCGCTCTGCTCACTGCCGGACATCCACGCGTGAGTTCGGAGAAGGTCTGA